Proteins co-encoded in one Malus sylvestris chromosome 9, drMalSylv7.2, whole genome shotgun sequence genomic window:
- the LOC126634282 gene encoding isocitrate dehydrogenase [NADP]: MAFQKIKVANPIVEMDGDEMTRVFWKSIKDKLILPFVELDIKYFDLGLPHRDATDDKVTVESAEATLKYNVAIKCATITPDEARMKEFNLKSMWRSPNGTIRNILNGTVFREPIICKNIPRLIPGWTKPICIGRHAFGDQYRATDAVIKGPGKLKLVFVPEGKDEKTELEVYNFTGEGGVALAMYNTDESIRAFAEASMTTAFEKKWPLYLSTKNTILKKYDGRFKDIFQEVYEANWKSKFEAAGIWYEHRLIDDMVAYALKSDGGYVWACKNYDGDVQSDMLAQGFGSLGLMTSVLVCPDGKTIEAEAAHGTVTRHYRVHQKGGETSTNSIASIFAWTRGLAHRAKLDDNARLLEFTQKLEEACIGTVESGKMTKDLALILHGSKLARNHYLNTEEFIDAVAEELKAKLAC; this comes from the exons ATGGCTTTCCAAAAGATCAAGGTCGCCAACCCCATCGTCGAGATGGACG GGGACGAAATGACGAGGGTTTTCTGGAAATCCATCAAGGACAAG CTTATTTTGCCATTTGTGGAATTGGACATCAAATACTTTGACCTTGGTCTTCCTCATCGGGATGCCACTGATGACAAGGTTACTGTTGAAAGTGCTGAGGCTACTCTCAA GTACAATGTAGCGATCAAGTGTGCAACTATTACTCCAG ATGAAGCTCGTATGAAGGAGTTTAACTTGAAGAGCATGTGGAGGAGTCCCAATGGGACTATTAGGAATATTTTGAATG GTACTGTTTTCAGAGAACCAATTATTTGCAAAAATATCCCTCGCCTTATCCCAG GCTGGACAAAGCCGATATGCATTGGAAGACATGCTTTTGGTGATCAGTATCGAGCAACTGATGCAGTCATTAAAGGACCTGGGAAACTGAaattggtgtttg TGCCAGAAGGAAAGGATGAGAAGACAGAGCTAGAGGTTTACAACTTTACAGGGGAGGGGGGAGTTGCATTGGCCATGTATAACACTGATGAG TCCATCCGTGCTTTTGCAGAGGCTTCCATGACCACAGCTTTTGAGAAAAAGTGGCCTCTTTATCTTAGCACAAAAAATACTATTCTGAAGAAGTATGATGGAAG ATTCAAGGACATATTTCAAGAAGTTTATGAAGCTAACTGGAAATCAAAGTTTGAAGCTGCGGGCATATG GTATGAGCATCGTCTCATTGATGATATGGTGGCTTATGCACTTAAAAGTGATGGTGGGTATGTTTGGGCATGCAAGAATTATGATGGAGATGTGCAAAGTGATATGTTAGCTCAAG GGTTTGGATCTCTTGGATTGATGACATCAGTACTG GTGTGCCCAGATGGAAAGACTATAGAAGCTGAAGCTGCCCACGGTACAGTCACTCGGCATTACAGGGTTCACCAGAAGGGAGGTGAAACGAGTACAAATAGCATAGCTTCTATCTTTGCTTGGACAAGAGGCCTAGCACATAG GGCGAAGTTGGATGACAATGCAAGACTTTTGGAGTTCACTCAAAAACTCGAGGAAGCTTGTATTGGAACTGTGGAATCGGGGAAAATGACCAAGGATCTTGCCCTAATTCTTCACGGATCCAA GCTGGCTAGGAACCACTACTTGAACACTGAAGAATTCATTGATGCTGTGGCCGAGGAACTGAAAGCTAAGCTTGCTTGCTAG